One part of the Tachyglossus aculeatus isolate mTacAcu1 chromosome 26, mTacAcu1.pri, whole genome shotgun sequence genome encodes these proteins:
- the ZFP36 gene encoding mRNA decay activator protein ZFP36, whose amino-acid sequence MSTDLSALYERFLTLNLSGSEAEGLGAASPSTPVGWGPPGPWSPGAPGAPGPLSTRAPGRSISLTEGGSPVPTLPPPPGFPPLARAAPPPAGPPAPPAPSRYKTELCRTFEESGRCKYGAKCQFAHGPAELRQLSRHPKYKTEPCHKFYLHGRCPYGARCHFIHHPAEERPSPPTPPGPPPALRHSLSYSGPVLLRASSPPAAFSSSSFSSCSTSSCSSSSPPPSGLPGGGGPVPRGATAGEACCACRRGPGAFSLFPVGGLPRTPSAHSLSSDLDCYSSSGSLSGSDSPVFDLPGGVSPAPAPSRRLPIFNRLSVSE is encoded by the exons ATGTCCACCGACCTCAGCGCCCTATACGAG AGGTTCCTGACGCTGAACCTGAGCGGGAGCGAGGCGGAGGGCTTGGGGGCGGCCTCCCCGTCGACCCCCGTGGGGTGGGGTCCCccggggccctggtcccccggggcCCCCGGCGCCCCCGGCCCCCTGTCGACGCGCGCCCCGGGCCGCTCCATCAGCCTGACGGAGGGCGGGTCCCCGGTGCCAACGCTGCCGCCGCCCCCGGGCTTCCCCCCGCTGGCGCGggccgccccgccgcccgccggccccccggccccgccggcccccagCCGCTACAAGACGGAGCTGTGCCGCACCTTCGAGGAGAGCGGCCGCTGCAAATACGGCGCCAAGTGCCAGTTCGCCCACGGCCCCGCCGAGCTGCGCCAGCTCAGCCGCCACCCCAAGTACAAGACGGAGCCGTGCCACAAGTTCTACCTGCACGGGCGCTGCCCCTACGGTGCCCGCTGCCACTTCATCCACCACCCGGCCGAGGAGCGCCCATCCCCGCCGACGCCGCCCGGGCCTCCGCCCGCCCTGCGCCACAGCCTCAGCTACTCGGGCCCGGTCCTTCTGAGGGCCTCCTCCCCGCCCgccgccttctcctcctcttccttctcctcctgttcgacgtcctcctgctcctcctcctccccgccgccctccGGCCTTCCCGGCGGCGGGGGTCCCGTCCCCCGCGGGGCCACGGCCGGCGAGGCCTGCTGCGCCTGCCGTCGCGGGCCGGGGGCCTTCTCGCTGTTCCCCGTCGGGGGGCTGCCGAGGACCCCCTCGGCCCACTCGCTCTCCTCCGACCTGGATTGCTACAGCAGCTCCGGGAGCCTCAGCGGCTCCGACTCGCCCGTCTTCGACCTGCCCGGGGGCGTCTCCCCCGCTCCCGCCCCCTCCCGACGCCTGCCCATCTTCAACCGCCTGTCCGTGTCCGAGTGA